One segment of Neodiprion fabricii isolate iyNeoFabr1 chromosome 1, iyNeoFabr1.1, whole genome shotgun sequence DNA contains the following:
- the LOC124188139 gene encoding heterogeneous nuclear ribonucleoprotein R-like isoform X7 — MAEGNGELKMEEKQPKDGMEYIERTEDYAKLVQYGLDEKVAGKLDEIYKTGKLAHVDLDERALDALKEFPVDGALNVLTQFLESNLEHVSNKSAYLCGVMKTYRQKSRAGQGAGASTTPKAPDEDKIKMILERTGYSLDVTTGQRKYGGPPPGWEGPTPGNGCEVFCGKIPKDMYEDELIPLFEKCGMIWDLRLMMDPMTGSNRGYAFITFTNREAAQQAVRELDNHEIKPGKSLKVNISVPNLRLFVGNIPKSKGKEEISDEFGKLAAGLTEVIIYSSPDDKKKNRGFCFLEYESHKSASLAKRRLGTGRIKVWGCDIIVDWADPQEEPDEQTMSKVRVLYVRNLTQDCSEEKLKESFEQFGKIERVKKIKDYAFIHFEDRDNAVKAMRELNGKEMGGSYIEVSLAKPPSDKKKKEEILRNRERRMLQMMQVRGGGSPSHTSMMGGPMQVRGPGGQGLRGAGAGIRGAMGRGDYAVKEIDYDYDYYGYGDYRGGYSDPYYDDYYRYEDYYFDYAPPPPPARGRGRQPQPAGGRGVMPRGRVGGSQARGPVRGGRNPATSGTRGAQRPAARGGVRAKGSLPGEDAGKRKFDGGHQNQGECKRRFQSSWGNQPLAQQPLGNSYRLASVNGGGGGGSGTGFGDRGTTVGGASNDDHQWYQDSYQSWS, encoded by the exons ATGGCAGAGGGGAATGGGGAATTAAAAATGGAGGAAAAGCAACCAAAGGACGgaatggaatacatcgagagAACGGAGGACTACGCGAAACTCGTACAGTACGGACTCGACGAAAAGGTGGCAGGAAAGCTGGAcgaaatttacaaaactgGAAAATTGGCTCACGTAGACCTTGATGAAAGAGCTCTGGATGCCCTGAAAGAATTTCCTGTAGACGGTGCATTGAATGTACTCACACAATTTCTTGAGTCCAATCTGGAGCACGTTTCGAACAAGTCCGCTTACCTATGCGGTGTCATGAAAACTTATAGACAAAAGAGTCGCGCCGGTCAAGGAGCTGGGGCTAGCACAACTCCAAAAGCGCCCGATGAGGACAAGATCAAG atGATATTAGAGAGGACTGGGTATTCCTTAGATGTTACAACTGGTCAAAGAAAGTACGGTGGTCCTCCCCCAGGTTGGGAGGGTCCCACACCAGGGAATGGTTGTGAG GTGTTTTGTGGTAAAATTCCAAAAGATATGTACGAGGATGAATTAATTCCATTGTTTGAGAAATGTGGCATGATTTGGGATTTGAGACTGATGATGGATCCCATGACTGGTTCCAACAGGGGATATGCATTTATCACGTTCACTAACAGGGAAGCTGCTCAACAGGCAGTTAGAGAG CTCGATAATCACGAAATAAAACCCGGCAAGAGTCTGAAAGTAAACATTAGTGTTCCTAATCTACGACTTTTCGTGGGGAACATACCAAAGTCAAAAGGCAAAGAGGAGATCTCGGACGAATTTGGTAAATTAGCAG CTGGCCTGACAGAGGTGATTATCTACAGCTCACCGGATgacaagaagaagaacagGGGATTCTGCTTTCTGGAGTATGAGTCTCATAAATCAGCCTCTCTTGCTAAGAGGAGATTAGGCACTGGTCGTATCAAGGTCTGGGGTTGTGACATCATAGTTGATTGGGCTGATCCTCAGGAAGAACCTGATGAGCAAACCATGTCCAAA GTACGAGTACTATATGTGAGGAATCTAACACAAGATTGCTCAGAAGAAAAACTGAAGGAATCTTTTGagcaatttggaaaaattgagagggtgaaaaaaatcaaggatTATGCCTTTATACATTTTGAAGATAGGGATAATGCTGTCAAG GCAATGCGCGAGTtaaatggaaaagaaatggGTGGTTCCTACATAGAAGTTTCACTAGCAAAACCACCGTcggacaaaaagaaaaaagaagaaatccTTCGAAATAGAGAACGCAGAATGCTGCAAATGATGCAAGTTCGCGGCGG AGGTTCCCCGTCTCATACAAGTATGATGGGAGGTCCCATGCAAGTTCGAGGCCCAGGTGGTCAAGGACTTCGAGGCGCTGGTGCTGGTATACGTGGAGCCATGGGTCGTGGCGATTATG CTGTCAAGGAAATAG ATTATGATTACGACTATTACGGTTATGGGGATTATCGAGGTGGCTACAGTGATCCATATTACGATGACTATTATCGATACGAAGATTACTATTTCGATTACGCGCCGCCTCCGCCACCTGCCAGAGGGAGGGGCAGGCAGCCTCAACCG GCTGGTGGGCGTGGCGTAATGCCACGTGGCAGGGTCGGTGGCTCCCAGGCCCGTGGCCCGGTCAGGGGGGGGCGCAACCCCGCAACCTCAGGGACCCGTGGGGCTCAGCGGCCAGCCGCTCGTGGGGGGGTCCGCGCCAAGGGAAGTTTACCAGGTGAGGATG CAGGTAAGCGAAAATTTGACGGGGGTCACCAGAACCAGGGGGAATGTAAACGTCGCTTCCAGAGCAGCTGGGGAAACCAGCCCCTCGCCCAACAGCCATTGGGGAATTCGTACAGATTGGCGAGTGTGAATGGTggtggcggcggcggcagTGGCACTGGGTTTGGTGACAGGGGTACCACTGTTGGAGGTGCCTCCAACGATGATCATCAATGGTATCAAGATTCTTATCAATCCTGGAGCTAA
- the LOC124188139 gene encoding heterogeneous nuclear ribonucleoprotein R-like isoform X5, which yields MTMSVKSMAEGNGELKMEEKQPKDGMEYIERTEDYAKLVQYGLDEKVAGKLDEIYKTGKLAHVDLDERALDALKEFPVDGALNVLTQFLESNLEHVSNKSAYLCGVMKTYRQKSRAGQGAGASTTPKAPDEDKIKMILERTGYSLDVTTGQRKYGGPPPGWEGPTPGNGCEVFCGKIPKDMYEDELIPLFEKCGMIWDLRLMMDPMTGSNRGYAFITFTNREAAQQAVRELDNHEIKPGKSLKVNISVPNLRLFVGNIPKSKGKEEISDEFGKLAAGLTEVIIYSSPDDKKKNRGFCFLEYESHKSASLAKRRLGTGRIKVWGCDIIVDWADPQEEPDEQTMSKVRVLYVRNLTQDCSEEKLKESFEQFGKIERVKKIKDYAFIHFEDRDNAVKAMRELNGKEMGGSYIEVSLAKPPSDKKKKEEILRNRERRMLQMMQVRGGGSPSHTSMMGGPMQVRGPGGQGLRGAGAGIRGAMGRGDYAVKEIDYDYDYYGYGDYRGGYSDPYYDDYYRYEDYYFDYAPPPPPARGRGRQPQPAGGRGVMPRGRVGGSQARGPVRGGRNPATSGTRGAQRPAARGGVRAKGSLPGKRKFDGGHQNQGECKRRFQSSWGNQPLAQQPLGNSYRLASVNGGGGGGSGTGFGDRGTTVGGASNDDHQWYQDSYQSWS from the exons ATGACTATGAGCGTTAAAT CTATGGCAGAGGGGAATGGGGAATTAAAAATGGAGGAAAAGCAACCAAAGGACGgaatggaatacatcgagagAACGGAGGACTACGCGAAACTCGTACAGTACGGACTCGACGAAAAGGTGGCAGGAAAGCTGGAcgaaatttacaaaactgGAAAATTGGCTCACGTAGACCTTGATGAAAGAGCTCTGGATGCCCTGAAAGAATTTCCTGTAGACGGTGCATTGAATGTACTCACACAATTTCTTGAGTCCAATCTGGAGCACGTTTCGAACAAGTCCGCTTACCTATGCGGTGTCATGAAAACTTATAGACAAAAGAGTCGCGCCGGTCAAGGAGCTGGGGCTAGCACAACTCCAAAAGCGCCCGATGAGGACAAGATCAAG atGATATTAGAGAGGACTGGGTATTCCTTAGATGTTACAACTGGTCAAAGAAAGTACGGTGGTCCTCCCCCAGGTTGGGAGGGTCCCACACCAGGGAATGGTTGTGAG GTGTTTTGTGGTAAAATTCCAAAAGATATGTACGAGGATGAATTAATTCCATTGTTTGAGAAATGTGGCATGATTTGGGATTTGAGACTGATGATGGATCCCATGACTGGTTCCAACAGGGGATATGCATTTATCACGTTCACTAACAGGGAAGCTGCTCAACAGGCAGTTAGAGAG CTCGATAATCACGAAATAAAACCCGGCAAGAGTCTGAAAGTAAACATTAGTGTTCCTAATCTACGACTTTTCGTGGGGAACATACCAAAGTCAAAAGGCAAAGAGGAGATCTCGGACGAATTTGGTAAATTAGCAG CTGGCCTGACAGAGGTGATTATCTACAGCTCACCGGATgacaagaagaagaacagGGGATTCTGCTTTCTGGAGTATGAGTCTCATAAATCAGCCTCTCTTGCTAAGAGGAGATTAGGCACTGGTCGTATCAAGGTCTGGGGTTGTGACATCATAGTTGATTGGGCTGATCCTCAGGAAGAACCTGATGAGCAAACCATGTCCAAA GTACGAGTACTATATGTGAGGAATCTAACACAAGATTGCTCAGAAGAAAAACTGAAGGAATCTTTTGagcaatttggaaaaattgagagggtgaaaaaaatcaaggatTATGCCTTTATACATTTTGAAGATAGGGATAATGCTGTCAAG GCAATGCGCGAGTtaaatggaaaagaaatggGTGGTTCCTACATAGAAGTTTCACTAGCAAAACCACCGTcggacaaaaagaaaaaagaagaaatccTTCGAAATAGAGAACGCAGAATGCTGCAAATGATGCAAGTTCGCGGCGG AGGTTCCCCGTCTCATACAAGTATGATGGGAGGTCCCATGCAAGTTCGAGGCCCAGGTGGTCAAGGACTTCGAGGCGCTGGTGCTGGTATACGTGGAGCCATGGGTCGTGGCGATTATG CTGTCAAGGAAATAG ATTATGATTACGACTATTACGGTTATGGGGATTATCGAGGTGGCTACAGTGATCCATATTACGATGACTATTATCGATACGAAGATTACTATTTCGATTACGCGCCGCCTCCGCCACCTGCCAGAGGGAGGGGCAGGCAGCCTCAACCG GCTGGTGGGCGTGGCGTAATGCCACGTGGCAGGGTCGGTGGCTCCCAGGCCCGTGGCCCGGTCAGGGGGGGGCGCAACCCCGCAACCTCAGGGACCCGTGGGGCTCAGCGGCCAGCCGCTCGTGGGGGGGTCCGCGCCAAGGGAAGTTTACCAG GTAAGCGAAAATTTGACGGGGGTCACCAGAACCAGGGGGAATGTAAACGTCGCTTCCAGAGCAGCTGGGGAAACCAGCCCCTCGCCCAACAGCCATTGGGGAATTCGTACAGATTGGCGAGTGTGAATGGTggtggcggcggcggcagTGGCACTGGGTTTGGTGACAGGGGTACCACTGTTGGAGGTGCCTCCAACGATGATCATCAATGGTATCAAGATTCTTATCAATCCTGGAGCTAA
- the LOC124188139 gene encoding heterogeneous nuclear ribonucleoprotein R-like isoform X6: MTMSVKSMAEGNGELKMEEKQPKDGMEYIERTEDYAKLVQYGLDEKVAGKLDEIYKTGKLAHVDLDERALDALKEFPVDGALNVLTQFLESNLEHVSNKSAYLCGVMKTYRQKSRAGQGAGASTTPKAPDEDKIKMILERTGYSLDVTTGQRKYGGPPPGWEGPTPGNGCEVFCGKIPKDMYEDELIPLFEKCGMIWDLRLMMDPMTGSNRGYAFITFTNREAAQQAVRELDNHEIKPGKSLKVNISVPNLRLFVGNIPKSKGKEEISDEFGKLAAGLTEVIIYSSPDDKKKNRGFCFLEYESHKSASLAKRRLGTGRIKVWGCDIIVDWADPQEEPDEQTMSKVRVLYVRNLTQDCSEEKLKESFEQFGKIERVKKIKDYAFIHFEDRDNAVKAMRELNGKEMGGSYIEVSLAKPPSDKKKKEEILRNRERRMLQMMQVRGGGSPSHTSMMGGPMQVRGPGGQGLRGAGAGIRGAMGRGDYDYDYDYYGYGDYRGGYSDPYYDDYYRYEDYYFDYAPPPPPARGRGRQPQPAGGRGVMPRGRVGGSQARGPVRGGRNPATSGTRGAQRPAARGGVRAKGSLPGEDAGKRKFDGGHQNQGECKRRFQSSWGNQPLAQQPLGNSYRLASVNGGGGGGSGTGFGDRGTTVGGASNDDHQWYQDSYQSWS; this comes from the exons ATGACTATGAGCGTTAAAT CTATGGCAGAGGGGAATGGGGAATTAAAAATGGAGGAAAAGCAACCAAAGGACGgaatggaatacatcgagagAACGGAGGACTACGCGAAACTCGTACAGTACGGACTCGACGAAAAGGTGGCAGGAAAGCTGGAcgaaatttacaaaactgGAAAATTGGCTCACGTAGACCTTGATGAAAGAGCTCTGGATGCCCTGAAAGAATTTCCTGTAGACGGTGCATTGAATGTACTCACACAATTTCTTGAGTCCAATCTGGAGCACGTTTCGAACAAGTCCGCTTACCTATGCGGTGTCATGAAAACTTATAGACAAAAGAGTCGCGCCGGTCAAGGAGCTGGGGCTAGCACAACTCCAAAAGCGCCCGATGAGGACAAGATCAAG atGATATTAGAGAGGACTGGGTATTCCTTAGATGTTACAACTGGTCAAAGAAAGTACGGTGGTCCTCCCCCAGGTTGGGAGGGTCCCACACCAGGGAATGGTTGTGAG GTGTTTTGTGGTAAAATTCCAAAAGATATGTACGAGGATGAATTAATTCCATTGTTTGAGAAATGTGGCATGATTTGGGATTTGAGACTGATGATGGATCCCATGACTGGTTCCAACAGGGGATATGCATTTATCACGTTCACTAACAGGGAAGCTGCTCAACAGGCAGTTAGAGAG CTCGATAATCACGAAATAAAACCCGGCAAGAGTCTGAAAGTAAACATTAGTGTTCCTAATCTACGACTTTTCGTGGGGAACATACCAAAGTCAAAAGGCAAAGAGGAGATCTCGGACGAATTTGGTAAATTAGCAG CTGGCCTGACAGAGGTGATTATCTACAGCTCACCGGATgacaagaagaagaacagGGGATTCTGCTTTCTGGAGTATGAGTCTCATAAATCAGCCTCTCTTGCTAAGAGGAGATTAGGCACTGGTCGTATCAAGGTCTGGGGTTGTGACATCATAGTTGATTGGGCTGATCCTCAGGAAGAACCTGATGAGCAAACCATGTCCAAA GTACGAGTACTATATGTGAGGAATCTAACACAAGATTGCTCAGAAGAAAAACTGAAGGAATCTTTTGagcaatttggaaaaattgagagggtgaaaaaaatcaaggatTATGCCTTTATACATTTTGAAGATAGGGATAATGCTGTCAAG GCAATGCGCGAGTtaaatggaaaagaaatggGTGGTTCCTACATAGAAGTTTCACTAGCAAAACCACCGTcggacaaaaagaaaaaagaagaaatccTTCGAAATAGAGAACGCAGAATGCTGCAAATGATGCAAGTTCGCGGCGG AGGTTCCCCGTCTCATACAAGTATGATGGGAGGTCCCATGCAAGTTCGAGGCCCAGGTGGTCAAGGACTTCGAGGCGCTGGTGCTGGTATACGTGGAGCCATGGGTCGTGGCGATTATG ATTATGATTACGACTATTACGGTTATGGGGATTATCGAGGTGGCTACAGTGATCCATATTACGATGACTATTATCGATACGAAGATTACTATTTCGATTACGCGCCGCCTCCGCCACCTGCCAGAGGGAGGGGCAGGCAGCCTCAACCG GCTGGTGGGCGTGGCGTAATGCCACGTGGCAGGGTCGGTGGCTCCCAGGCCCGTGGCCCGGTCAGGGGGGGGCGCAACCCCGCAACCTCAGGGACCCGTGGGGCTCAGCGGCCAGCCGCTCGTGGGGGGGTCCGCGCCAAGGGAAGTTTACCAGGTGAGGATG CAGGTAAGCGAAAATTTGACGGGGGTCACCAGAACCAGGGGGAATGTAAACGTCGCTTCCAGAGCAGCTGGGGAAACCAGCCCCTCGCCCAACAGCCATTGGGGAATTCGTACAGATTGGCGAGTGTGAATGGTggtggcggcggcggcagTGGCACTGGGTTTGGTGACAGGGGTACCACTGTTGGAGGTGCCTCCAACGATGATCATCAATGGTATCAAGATTCTTATCAATCCTGGAGCTAA
- the LOC124188139 gene encoding heterogeneous nuclear ribonucleoprotein R-like isoform X8 produces MTMSVKSMAEGNGELKMEEKQPKDGMEYIERTEDYAKLVQYGLDEKVAGKLDEIYKTGKLAHVDLDERALDALKEFPVDGALNVLTQFLESNLEHVSNKSAYLCGVMKTYRQKSRAGQGAGASTTPKAPDEDKIKMILERTGYSLDVTTGQRKYGGPPPGWEGPTPGNGCEVFCGKIPKDMYEDELIPLFEKCGMIWDLRLMMDPMTGSNRGYAFITFTNREAAQQAVRELDNHEIKPGKSLKVNISVPNLRLFVGNIPKSKGKEEISDEFGKLAAGLTEVIIYSSPDDKKKNRGFCFLEYESHKSASLAKRRLGTGRIKVWGCDIIVDWADPQEEPDEQTMSKVRVLYVRNLTQDCSEEKLKESFEQFGKIERVKKIKDYAFIHFEDRDNAVKAMRELNGKEMGGSYIEVSLAKPPSDKKKKEEILRNRERRMLQMMQVRGGGSPSHTSMMGGPMQVRGPGGQGLRGAGAGIRGAMGRGDYAVKEIDYDYDYYGYGDYRGGYSDPYYDDYYRYEDYYFDYAPPPPPARGRGRQPQPVSENLTGVTRTRGNVNVASRAAGETSPSPNSHWGIRTDWRV; encoded by the exons ATGACTATGAGCGTTAAAT CTATGGCAGAGGGGAATGGGGAATTAAAAATGGAGGAAAAGCAACCAAAGGACGgaatggaatacatcgagagAACGGAGGACTACGCGAAACTCGTACAGTACGGACTCGACGAAAAGGTGGCAGGAAAGCTGGAcgaaatttacaaaactgGAAAATTGGCTCACGTAGACCTTGATGAAAGAGCTCTGGATGCCCTGAAAGAATTTCCTGTAGACGGTGCATTGAATGTACTCACACAATTTCTTGAGTCCAATCTGGAGCACGTTTCGAACAAGTCCGCTTACCTATGCGGTGTCATGAAAACTTATAGACAAAAGAGTCGCGCCGGTCAAGGAGCTGGGGCTAGCACAACTCCAAAAGCGCCCGATGAGGACAAGATCAAG atGATATTAGAGAGGACTGGGTATTCCTTAGATGTTACAACTGGTCAAAGAAAGTACGGTGGTCCTCCCCCAGGTTGGGAGGGTCCCACACCAGGGAATGGTTGTGAG GTGTTTTGTGGTAAAATTCCAAAAGATATGTACGAGGATGAATTAATTCCATTGTTTGAGAAATGTGGCATGATTTGGGATTTGAGACTGATGATGGATCCCATGACTGGTTCCAACAGGGGATATGCATTTATCACGTTCACTAACAGGGAAGCTGCTCAACAGGCAGTTAGAGAG CTCGATAATCACGAAATAAAACCCGGCAAGAGTCTGAAAGTAAACATTAGTGTTCCTAATCTACGACTTTTCGTGGGGAACATACCAAAGTCAAAAGGCAAAGAGGAGATCTCGGACGAATTTGGTAAATTAGCAG CTGGCCTGACAGAGGTGATTATCTACAGCTCACCGGATgacaagaagaagaacagGGGATTCTGCTTTCTGGAGTATGAGTCTCATAAATCAGCCTCTCTTGCTAAGAGGAGATTAGGCACTGGTCGTATCAAGGTCTGGGGTTGTGACATCATAGTTGATTGGGCTGATCCTCAGGAAGAACCTGATGAGCAAACCATGTCCAAA GTACGAGTACTATATGTGAGGAATCTAACACAAGATTGCTCAGAAGAAAAACTGAAGGAATCTTTTGagcaatttggaaaaattgagagggtgaaaaaaatcaaggatTATGCCTTTATACATTTTGAAGATAGGGATAATGCTGTCAAG GCAATGCGCGAGTtaaatggaaaagaaatggGTGGTTCCTACATAGAAGTTTCACTAGCAAAACCACCGTcggacaaaaagaaaaaagaagaaatccTTCGAAATAGAGAACGCAGAATGCTGCAAATGATGCAAGTTCGCGGCGG AGGTTCCCCGTCTCATACAAGTATGATGGGAGGTCCCATGCAAGTTCGAGGCCCAGGTGGTCAAGGACTTCGAGGCGCTGGTGCTGGTATACGTGGAGCCATGGGTCGTGGCGATTATG CTGTCAAGGAAATAG ATTATGATTACGACTATTACGGTTATGGGGATTATCGAGGTGGCTACAGTGATCCATATTACGATGACTATTATCGATACGAAGATTACTATTTCGATTACGCGCCGCCTCCGCCACCTGCCAGAGGGAGGGGCAGGCAGCCTCAACCG GTAAGCGAAAATTTGACGGGGGTCACCAGAACCAGGGGGAATGTAAACGTCGCTTCCAGAGCAGCTGGGGAAACCAGCCCCTCGCCCAACAGCCATTGGGGAATTCGTACAGATTGGCGAGTGTGA
- the LOC124188139 gene encoding heterogeneous nuclear ribonucleoprotein R-like isoform X11, whose amino-acid sequence MTMSVKSMAEGNGELKMEEKQPKDGMEYIERTEDYAKLVQYGLDEKVAGKLDEIYKTGKLAHVDLDERALDALKEFPVDGALNVLTQFLESNLEHVSNKSAYLCGVMKTYRQKSRAGQGAGASTTPKAPDEDKIKMILERTGYSLDVTTGQRKYGGPPPGWEGPTPGNGCEVFCGKIPKDMYEDELIPLFEKCGMIWDLRLMMDPMTGSNRGYAFITFTNREAAQQAVRELDNHEIKPGKSLKVNISVPNLRLFVGNIPKSKGKEEISDEFGKLAAGLTEVIIYSSPDDKKKNRGFCFLEYESHKSASLAKRRLGTGRIKVWGCDIIVDWADPQEEPDEQTMSKVRVLYVRNLTQDCSEEKLKESFEQFGKIERVKKIKDYAFIHFEDRDNAVKAMRELNGKEMGGSYIEVSLAKPPSDKKKKEEILRNRERRMLQMMQVRGGGSPSHTSMMGGPMQVRGPGGQGLRGAGAGIRGAMGRGDYGWWAWRNATWQGRWLPGPWPGQGGAQPRNLRDPWGSAASRSWGGPRQGKFTR is encoded by the exons ATGACTATGAGCGTTAAAT CTATGGCAGAGGGGAATGGGGAATTAAAAATGGAGGAAAAGCAACCAAAGGACGgaatggaatacatcgagagAACGGAGGACTACGCGAAACTCGTACAGTACGGACTCGACGAAAAGGTGGCAGGAAAGCTGGAcgaaatttacaaaactgGAAAATTGGCTCACGTAGACCTTGATGAAAGAGCTCTGGATGCCCTGAAAGAATTTCCTGTAGACGGTGCATTGAATGTACTCACACAATTTCTTGAGTCCAATCTGGAGCACGTTTCGAACAAGTCCGCTTACCTATGCGGTGTCATGAAAACTTATAGACAAAAGAGTCGCGCCGGTCAAGGAGCTGGGGCTAGCACAACTCCAAAAGCGCCCGATGAGGACAAGATCAAG atGATATTAGAGAGGACTGGGTATTCCTTAGATGTTACAACTGGTCAAAGAAAGTACGGTGGTCCTCCCCCAGGTTGGGAGGGTCCCACACCAGGGAATGGTTGTGAG GTGTTTTGTGGTAAAATTCCAAAAGATATGTACGAGGATGAATTAATTCCATTGTTTGAGAAATGTGGCATGATTTGGGATTTGAGACTGATGATGGATCCCATGACTGGTTCCAACAGGGGATATGCATTTATCACGTTCACTAACAGGGAAGCTGCTCAACAGGCAGTTAGAGAG CTCGATAATCACGAAATAAAACCCGGCAAGAGTCTGAAAGTAAACATTAGTGTTCCTAATCTACGACTTTTCGTGGGGAACATACCAAAGTCAAAAGGCAAAGAGGAGATCTCGGACGAATTTGGTAAATTAGCAG CTGGCCTGACAGAGGTGATTATCTACAGCTCACCGGATgacaagaagaagaacagGGGATTCTGCTTTCTGGAGTATGAGTCTCATAAATCAGCCTCTCTTGCTAAGAGGAGATTAGGCACTGGTCGTATCAAGGTCTGGGGTTGTGACATCATAGTTGATTGGGCTGATCCTCAGGAAGAACCTGATGAGCAAACCATGTCCAAA GTACGAGTACTATATGTGAGGAATCTAACACAAGATTGCTCAGAAGAAAAACTGAAGGAATCTTTTGagcaatttggaaaaattgagagggtgaaaaaaatcaaggatTATGCCTTTATACATTTTGAAGATAGGGATAATGCTGTCAAG GCAATGCGCGAGTtaaatggaaaagaaatggGTGGTTCCTACATAGAAGTTTCACTAGCAAAACCACCGTcggacaaaaagaaaaaagaagaaatccTTCGAAATAGAGAACGCAGAATGCTGCAAATGATGCAAGTTCGCGGCGG AGGTTCCCCGTCTCATACAAGTATGATGGGAGGTCCCATGCAAGTTCGAGGCCCAGGTGGTCAAGGACTTCGAGGCGCTGGTGCTGGTATACGTGGAGCCATGGGTCGTGGCGATTATG GCTGGTGGGCGTGGCGTAATGCCACGTGGCAGGGTCGGTGGCTCCCAGGCCCGTGGCCCGGTCAGGGGGGGGCGCAACCCCGCAACCTCAGGGACCCGTGGGGCTCAGCGGCCAGCCGCTCGTGGGGGGGTCCGCGCCAAGGGAAGTTTACCAG GTAA